From one Caldithrix abyssi DSM 13497 genomic stretch:
- a CDS encoding SpoIIE family protein phosphatase, with translation MFKNVRKEEITIPAQMSYLTQVRDFIERIGKKFRFDDKIINSFKLVVDEACTNIIRHGYRDIKNGEITIKAIIRRLSLTIIIIDQGISYDPRQANTPDLDKYIKIGKKGGLGILMMRKLMDDMQYAVTERGNELRLTKFRDQTHEPLLLEKWNALNLKAKYSILASIIFTIIALLFFVPIYYNTEKNIRNDIYTLSATAGEALAANIVDDMLAENSAILFEKAYKVRASHPTFIYEVFIVDADSSLLAWSNPEKIYPFKKLAFKPVAEKPDTVQRAVLSTYQVNDTLTVKDLSIPVKMTNGLQLGEVHVWVNEKTIEDLVFNKKLRLIIVLMIILIAGYVPIFFLIHRILQPFHSLAEWVRQVVHGKVDQDEIDIDASDEIGEIAQAFNEMTNKFREAQVTLVEQQKLQKELQVAQEIQQMLLPSDFPKVEGYDIASYYEAAKEVGGDLFDFVEVDDDTIGICVADVSGKGVPGSMIMTMIRTALRLEARGNKNPADVLARVNEFVVDDMKRGMFVTMFYVVLDSRNREIHFASAGHNPMILYRNSTKQTYYLNPPGFPVGIQLPDPDLFRRTITSESIRLREDDILVLYTDGVTEAMNRKRELYREERFLDSIRRNAHLSVVEFIKTINKELKEFTGGAPQNDDITVVAIREKMMPSEVIIRTQQELKKLIDSGMKVKDALAKLKVSPAHYYRYKNIIESKGLNALKEFLSVMDDPIEKKHLSIEVKTKIYDIVRKHPEFGPKLIAYELRRDEYGNIKVDPDRIYDELVRMRLNTETLRRRWIEKGGTRPLKQPGTPLLTLDGQVILNFESSAQVVAQRMGKTIATPVPEEERAHKPLKRSIQLVSEESEKETTEEQAEKTAEEVSEKEASPAAETAAPETVEAAKTDDADEARVETPLSEKAESEEDSEEIVEEELVEKTEESSTKKETIAGTVEQSESVTSELAEAESGPENEPDVEEAAPAEIKEDEERAKEPAAEAKTDQTPEETAIASDMKKIEDTSAFLQSPGPAEPESAGKELIGNAYSAAELRKMMADKYESDRAEEFFRLVKDDYNQIIELLDSAVKSDHLPNVINKINILLKIIKTHPMLKKDEMQAIRQLFVEMHSLFSFYKLRFDELEREEILQGVKLILNYFKNNNIFASYDKLIETINAVGIMNFQLIRAYQQKQVSADNPLQRLREQLKNKKIISDDAIVGQKTK, from the coding sequence ATGTTTAAAAACGTCCGAAAAGAAGAGATTACCATTCCCGCCCAGATGAGTTACCTGACTCAGGTGCGGGATTTCATCGAAAGAATCGGGAAGAAGTTCCGGTTTGACGACAAAATTATCAATTCTTTTAAACTGGTGGTTGATGAGGCCTGTACCAATATCATCCGCCATGGCTATCGCGATATTAAAAACGGTGAAATTACGATCAAGGCCATCATTCGCAGGTTAAGCCTGACCATTATCATCATCGACCAGGGAATTAGTTATGACCCCCGCCAGGCCAATACACCCGACCTGGACAAGTACATTAAAATCGGCAAAAAAGGCGGGCTGGGCATTTTGATGATGCGCAAGCTAATGGACGATATGCAGTATGCCGTAACCGAGCGAGGAAATGAGCTGCGCTTGACCAAGTTCCGGGATCAGACCCATGAGCCGTTACTTCTGGAAAAGTGGAATGCGTTAAATTTAAAGGCTAAATATTCGATTCTGGCCAGTATTATTTTTACCATTATTGCGCTGTTGTTTTTTGTGCCCATCTATTACAATACTGAGAAAAATATCAGGAACGATATTTACACGCTTTCGGCGACAGCCGGCGAAGCGCTTGCCGCCAATATTGTTGACGATATGCTGGCGGAAAATTCGGCGATCCTGTTCGAAAAAGCTTATAAAGTAAGGGCCAGCCATCCTACCTTTATTTACGAGGTGTTTATCGTAGATGCCGATAGCTCGCTTCTGGCCTGGAGCAATCCGGAAAAAATTTATCCTTTTAAAAAGTTGGCGTTCAAACCGGTCGCAGAAAAGCCCGACACCGTTCAGCGGGCGGTTCTGTCAACCTATCAGGTTAACGATACGTTAACGGTTAAAGACCTGTCGATTCCGGTAAAAATGACGAACGGTCTGCAACTGGGCGAAGTGCACGTTTGGGTGAATGAAAAGACCATTGAAGACCTGGTTTTCAACAAAAAACTGCGTTTGATCATCGTGTTAATGATCATTTTAATCGCAGGTTATGTGCCCATCTTTTTTCTCATCCATCGTATTTTACAGCCTTTCCACAGTCTGGCCGAATGGGTACGGCAGGTGGTGCACGGCAAGGTGGATCAGGACGAAATCGATATTGACGCCTCCGATGAAATCGGTGAAATTGCTCAGGCCTTTAATGAGATGACCAATAAGTTTCGTGAAGCGCAGGTCACTCTGGTCGAACAGCAAAAGCTGCAAAAAGAGTTGCAGGTGGCGCAGGAAATTCAGCAAATGCTCCTGCCCAGTGATTTTCCCAAAGTGGAAGGCTACGACATCGCCTCTTACTACGAGGCGGCCAAAGAGGTGGGCGGCGATCTGTTCGATTTTGTGGAAGTGGACGACGACACCATTGGCATTTGCGTGGCCGATGTTTCCGGTAAGGGCGTGCCCGGCTCCATGATTATGACCATGATCCGGACGGCGCTGCGTCTTGAGGCGCGGGGCAATAAAAATCCAGCCGATGTACTGGCGCGCGTGAATGAGTTTGTGGTGGATGACATGAAGCGCGGCATGTTTGTGACCATGTTTTATGTGGTGCTCGACTCGCGTAACCGGGAGATTCATTTTGCCAGCGCCGGTCATAATCCCATGATCCTTTACCGCAATTCTACCAAGCAAACCTACTATTTGAATCCGCCGGGCTTTCCGGTGGGAATTCAATTGCCCGATCCGGACCTTTTTCGTCGCACCATTACCTCCGAATCCATCCGCCTGCGTGAAGACGACATCCTGGTGCTTTACACCGATGGCGTTACGGAAGCCATGAACCGTAAACGCGAATTGTACCGCGAAGAACGTTTTCTGGATTCAATCCGCCGAAACGCGCATTTGAGCGTGGTGGAGTTTATTAAAACGATCAACAAAGAACTAAAGGAATTTACTGGCGGGGCACCGCAAAATGACGACATTACGGTAGTGGCCATTCGTGAAAAGATGATGCCCAGCGAGGTCATCATCAGAACGCAGCAAGAGCTTAAAAAGCTGATCGATTCCGGTATGAAGGTTAAAGACGCCCTGGCTAAGTTGAAAGTTTCGCCCGCCCATTATTACCGCTACAAAAATATTATCGAAAGCAAGGGATTAAATGCTCTTAAAGAATTCCTTTCGGTAATGGACGATCCGATCGAGAAAAAACATTTAAGCATTGAGGTTAAAACAAAGATTTACGACATCGTCCGAAAGCATCCGGAATTTGGGCCAAAGCTCATCGCCTACGAATTGCGCAGAGATGAGTATGGCAATATAAAAGTGGATCCGGACAGAATTTATGATGAACTTGTGAGAATGCGCCTGAACACCGAAACCCTGAGGCGACGGTGGATTGAAAAAGGCGGAACGCGTCCGCTGAAGCAGCCAGGAACCCCGCTGTTAACCCTGGATGGTCAGGTTATTTTGAATTTTGAATCAAGCGCTCAGGTGGTGGCACAACGCATGGGTAAAACTATTGCCACGCCGGTGCCGGAAGAGGAGCGCGCGCACAAGCCTCTTAAAAGATCCATTCAACTGGTGAGCGAAGAATCAGAAAAGGAGACGACGGAGGAACAGGCAGAAAAAACGGCCGAGGAAGTTTCCGAAAAAGAAGCGTCGCCCGCTGCAGAAACAGCGGCTCCGGAAACGGTAGAAGCGGCAAAGACCGACGACGCGGATGAAGCCCGGGTTGAAACCCCTTTATCTGAAAAGGCGGAAAGCGAAGAGGATTCCGAAGAGATCGTTGAAGAAGAGCTGGTTGAGAAAACCGAAGAAAGTTCAACAAAAAAAGAGACCATCGCGGGGACTGTTGAACAATCAGAAAGCGTAACCAGCGAACTGGCGGAAGCGGAATCTGGCCCAGAAAATGAACCGGACGTTGAAGAGGCGGCGCCAGCGGAAATAAAAGAGGACGAAGAGCGGGCTAAAGAACCTGCGGCAGAAGCGAAAACAGACCAGACGCCCGAAGAAACGGCCATCGCTTCCGATATGAAAAAAATAGAGGATACCTCAGCCTTTTTACAGAGTCCCGGCCCTGCAGAACCGGAATCCGCCGGAAAGGAATTGATTGGCAATGCCTATTCGGCCGCCGAACTGCGAAAGATGATGGCAGATAAATATGAGAGCGATAGAGCGGAAGAGTTTTTCCGGTTGGTTAAAGACGATTACAACCAAATCATTGAGTTATTAGATTCTGCCGTCAAATCCGATCACCTGCCCAACGTGATCAATAAAATCAATATTTTGTTAAAAATTATTAAAACTCATCCGATGTTAAAGAAAGATGAGATGCAGGCAATAAGGCAGTTATTTGTAGAGATGCACAGTTTGTTTTCTTTTTACAAATTGCGTTTTGATGAATTGGAAAGGGAGGAAATTTTACAAGG